From a single Labrus bergylta chromosome 14, fLabBer1.1, whole genome shotgun sequence genomic region:
- the alg5 gene encoding dolichyl-phosphate beta-glucosyltransferase, with product MDFLCEIVQALVALAALCLIVVLVIAHVTAKMVNLTRHEKEKHFLTATGEKELFPSLHDPHSRELSVVIPAYNEELRMPVMLEETMEYLENRQKEQPSFTYEVIVVDDGSKDKTTEVAMRYTREYGADKVRVLTLVKNRGKGGAVRMGTLSSRGKLILMADADGATKFSDLDKVEAGLHDLDPKPENMAISCGSRAHLEQDSVAQRSTFRTFLMYGFHFLVWFFCVRGVKDTQCGFKLFTREAALKTFSSLHVERWAFDVELLYIAQCCKIPIAEVAVNWTEIEGSKLIPFWSWLQMGIDLIFIRLRYITGAWKLQSPQKTD from the exons ATGGATTTTCTCTGTGAAATAGTTCAAGCCCTGGTCGCACTGGCAGCTCTATGTTTAATAGTG gTGCTCGTAATCGCTCACGTCACTGCGAAGATGGTGAACCTGACACGCCACGAGAAAGAGAAGCATTTTCTTACAGCCACTGGAGAGAAGGAGCTTTTCCCAAGCTTACACGATCCCCACTCCAGAGAGCTCTCTGTGGTGATACCGGCCTACAACGAGGAGCTCCGAA TGCCTGTGATGCTCGAGGAAACTATGGAGTACTTGGAAAACAGACAG aAAGAGCAGCCCTCTTTTACCTATGAGGTCATTGTGGTTGATGATGGCAGCAAAGACAAAACCACAGAG GTTGCTATGCGGTACACCAGAGAGTACGGCGCAGACAAAGTGCGAGTCCTGACGCTGGTGAAGAATAGAGGGAAAGGAGGAGCTGTGAGGATG GGAACTCTGAGCTCCAGAGGGAAACTCATTCTGATGGCAGATGCTGACGGAGCCACAAAATTTTCTGACCTGGACAAAGTGGAGGCTGGACTTCATGACCTCGACCCTAAACCA GAGAATATGGCAATTTCCTGTGGTTCCAGAGCTCACCTGGAGCAAGACTCTGTAGCTCAG agATCTACGTTTCGCACATTCCTGATGTATGGATTTCACTTCCTGGTGTGGTTCTTTTGTGTGAGAGGGGTCAAGGACACACAGTGTGGGTTTAAGCTTTTCACACGTGAGGCTGCCCTCAAGACCTTCTCCTCGCTCCACGTAGAGCGATG GGCTTTTGATGTGGAGCTTTTGTATATCGCCCAGTGTTGTAAAATCCCCATAGCAGAGGTGGCCGTCAACTGGACTGAAATAGAAG GGTCCAAACTAATCCCGTTTTGGAGCTGGTTGCAGATGGGAATAGACCTGATCTTCATTCGCCTGCGTTACATCACAGGAGCCTGGAAGCTGCAGTCGCCTCAAAAGACAGACTAG